Proteins co-encoded in one Salvia splendens isolate huo1 chromosome 4, SspV2, whole genome shotgun sequence genomic window:
- the LOC121799661 gene encoding RPM1-interacting protein 4-like — MARAQVPQFGDWETEEIPYTMYFDNARKDKKGGQIYQMNPDDSVEAESKDKKTSLEKNPKHERPSSQEEGEVRKSTISPDVVNLKPANDASHRRHNSSQSGSDKLEVEALKPIEIRRPRHDRRSSREDGEMRRLTDSPLRHETAGRRNSSNSPHHRYGGSSAGETPKRHARNSVGSDRSTDHSPLHPHSQARVGGRNIGVSSPSWERKATSDGSLSLAPTTPGRSRLRSVTRGDDSPDRGPAVPKFGDWDETDPAAAEGYTQVFNLVREEKNNETGKVPVKPTETSYSSTQKEANENGTGCFCFSWTRR, encoded by the exons ATGGCT CGCGCACAAGTACCTCAATTCGGTGACTGGGAAACTGAAGAAATCCCCTACACTATGTATTTTGATAATGCAAGGAAGGATAAGAAGGGTGGTCAGATTTACCAAATGAATCCCGATGACAGTGTTGAGGCTGAATCTAAGGATAAAAAAACATCTTTAGAAAAAAATCCAAAGCATGAGCGACCTTCTAGTCAAGAAGAGGGTGAAGTAAGGAAATCAACCATTTCCCCAGATGTAGTCAATCTTAAACCTGCAAATGACGCATCTCATAGAAGGCATAACTCTTCACAATCTGGAAGTGATAAATTGGAAGTAGAAGCGTTGAAGCCTATAGAAATCCGTAGACCAAGGCATGATCGGCGGTCTAGCAGAGAAGACGGTGAAATGAGAAGGCTAACTGATTCTCCATTGCGTCATGAGACTGCGGGCCGAAGAAATAGTTCCAACTCACCTCACCATCGCTATGGTGGCTCGAGTGCTGGTGAAACACCTAAGAGGCATGCAAGGAACAGTGTAGGGTCTGATCGCAGTACCGATCATTCACCACTACATCCGCATTCCCAGGCAAGAGTTGGAGGACGAAATATTGGAGTTTCTTCTCCTTCGTGGGAAAGGAAAGCTACATCTGATGGGAGCCTAAGTTTAGCACCCACTACTCCTGGAAGGTCTCGGCTGAGATCAGTTACACGAGGCGATGACTCA CCTGATCGAGGCCCTGCTGTTCCCAAATTTGGTGACTGGGATGAGACTGATCCTGCAGCAGCAGAAGGTTACACTCAAGTTTTTAACCTAGTAAGAGAAGAGAAAAACAACGAGACAGGAAAGGTACCTGTAAAGCCGACTGAAACATCTTATTCCAGTACCCAGAAGGAAGCAAATGAAAATGGCACG GGGTGCTTTTGCTTTTCGTGGACTAGAAGATGA